The Maridesulfovibrio ferrireducens genomic sequence CAGTTCGTTTCAACTAATACCCCGTTTTTGCGGATAAGCGGGGAATTTAAACGATCTGGATGGTGCACAAAATCAAAGCCGAAATGCCCTTTGGCACACAAACTGCCTTGGTTAACTGAATTACCCATATCAGGGGTAACTCCGGTAATCTGATTGTTTTCTACTTGAAGATGAAAGTTGCAGCCTGATCCGCAATAGGGGCAAGTGGTGAGTATTTTTTTCATAATTTAATGGTCAGCCGTGTGAGATGGGCTATATTTATAGGATACGCTTTGAATGGGCAGACCATAGAGACGAGTTTGGAAGGGATGCAAGGATTTTTTTGAAAAGTTATGATTTGAGTGCTGTTGTTATAATGGTCGTTGCTTTGTATCGGTTGGGAGCTAAATGTCGAAAAGTTCCGCCATGCGCTTATTCATGATGTCTTCAATGACGGAAAGGATCGTGGATGTTGTAGCAATTTGCGTGTCTGAAAATTCATCCAGTTGATTTAAAAGGTCGTTGAGGTGGCGTTCATGAAATTCTTCATGAATTTTGAAGGCTTCCCAACCTGAATCGGTAAGAAAAGCAAGTGTTTCTTTTTTGTTATTTGTTGCTGATCGTTTCTCTATCAATCCTTTTTTCATTAGTTTTCCAACCATTTGGGAAGCTGCACTTCGGGTTATCCCCATAAGCTGTCCCAGTGTGTTGATATTTATTCCTTTATTATTACCGATTGTTTGAATTGAGTGAACTTCGGACGGACTCAGCAGAAGGGTCTCACCGACAGGAATGGGAAGTTTTTCGATACGCATGTGTTTGTTAATGATGCGTTTTAGTCTACGGGTCATGTGTCGAACGGTTTCTTCTTTGGTATTCATGTTTATATTTGTAAAGTTTCTTTACATTCTGGTCAAATAAATTCTTATTTAAGTCACCTGTTATTAACGTATAAGATAATTCAATTCAATTAATATTGTTTAGATGCTTTACAAAAGTTTTAGCCGGAGGCTATGCTGGTTATTACCTAAAAAGGAGAAAATATGACTACTGAAAATTTACGCACAATATGGGATCGGAAAGCAGAAGATCACGCCACCGGGAGAGAATGCAGATCACAAAAAAGAAGCTCTCAATTGTATCACGATAGTTGGTGGCGCTACATTCAGCCGCTATTGTCTCATATCCCCAATGGCAGGATACTGGAGGCTGGGTGCGGTACAGGACGATGGGCTGAACATTTAGTTCCCATGGGATTTGATATGGTCCTTTCGGACTTCTCTCCGAATATGCTCGTAAAAGCTCAGGATTATGCGGAGGAAAAAGGTTTTATTAAGGGAGTAAGTTTTGAGGAACTTGATGTCTGCGACTTGCACACGCTTGAAAGTGAAAGCTTTGATATGGTGATTTCGACCGGAGAACCTATTACCCTGTGCTCCGATCCGCAGAAGGCGATCAGTGAATACTGCCGAGTGGTCCGTCGGGGCGGTTATGTATTGTGTGATGCCGGTAATAGATACCGTAGAGCCTATGATAATTTTCGTGCATCTCCATCCGAACAGGTACTTCAGATCCTTGAAACAGGTGAGTATGTTATGAACAACGGAATGAAGCTTCATCTTCTTGGTCCAGGTGAATTGACGGCCATTTTCGCGTCTCAAAATATGGAATTATGTACATTGGCCGGAGTAACTCCGATGTTATGTTTTCCCCCGGATCCAAAGCTTGAGAAGGGTATGGAAAACGATGCAACGTATCAGGCAATGATTACCATGGGACAAAAATATGCCGAGCAGCCGGAAATGATCGCGTTAAGCAGTAGATTGATCGCAGTAGCTCGAAAACCGTAAGACTATAGCGAGTATTTATTGTTATTGCGAGATTTGTTTCGTTAGTTCTTATCTTTTTGCGCGATTAAATGGATTAATACTCATAAATATTTGTATAAAAATCGGTATGCTCTTTGCAAAATGCTTGATGGTCTTAATTCAGCAAAAAAGCGGAGGGTCATTATGAGTATTAAGGGGAAACTGTTATTGGTTTTTATTTGTATTTTATTAGGATTATTCAGCATTTTTGGAGTGAATTTTTACGGCGGGATATTGATTGAGCAAACTAGAAAAATAGAATTACTTGCTAATCAAGGCACGGCTGACTTGCTTCAGGCTAGAAGGCAGGAGAAAAATTTTATTTTGCGTCGGGAAGAATCATATGGGGAAAAAACAAAAAAGTATTCACAACGCGCTGGAGAAACCCTTCAAAAAATAGCTTTACTGCAACCGGAAATGGCTCAGCGATGCAGCGATGCAATGCAGCTTTTAACTAAATATGAAACTGCCATGTCTAAGGTTGTTGATTTATACAAGCAGATAGGCTTGACGATGAATGATGGATTGAGATGGCAGTTTATTTTAAATGCGCGAAACATGGAAAAGGTTTTCAAGGAAAATGAACAGGATTCTGAATTCGTAGTACTTTTGTTGCAAATGCGGCGCCACGAAAAGAACTATATCATTCGAGGTGATGATAAATATTTGAAGCGTGTTGATGACATTGCGTTGAAGCTTCGTGACCTTGTTAACGCGCACTACCTTGGCGAGAAAGCAAAGGTTCAGCTTAACGCCTTAGATGGCTATTTAAAAACATTTGATGAATATGCAAGGTCAAATAAAGCTGTAGCTGAACAGAACGCTGATCTTATCAAGGCAGCTCGAGCACTTGAACCTGTCTATGCCGGTATTGCCACTGAGAGTGCTGCACAGTCGCAGCATGATGCAATGTTTACTAAATATTTAGTAATTGGAATTGAAGTTTTTGTCGGACTGGCAATTCTCGGTTTGCTGCTATGGGTAATGTTTTCTGTAACCGAACCTCTTAAGCGTTTAAATGCTTTTGCTAAGGGGGTTGCAGCAGGGAATTTAGATGAAGAGCCTAAAGGAAGCTTTTGTGCAGAGTTGAATGAATTGCGAAAAGTAATGGTTGGTATGGTCTCTAATCTTAAATCGCTTATCAATGAAGCTAAAGAGATGGAGAGTGGGGCGATTCTTCAGGCAAAGGCCGCCGAAGTCTCTCGGGATGAAGCTCTAGAACAGCAAAAGTATGTTCAGTCTCTTGTGGAGAAGATGGGAGAAGCAGCAGTTAAAGCTGATGGTGTAGTTAGTGAACTGATAAATGCTTCTCAAGAATTACAGTCCCGTACAGAAATTATTGCTACGGGAGCTGGAGTTCAGCAGGAACGCATGGCTGAATCGGCATCAGCTATGGAAGAAATGAATTCTACTGTTCTTGAGGTTGCTCGCAATGCAGGCGATTCATCAAAGGCGGCTTGTGAGGCTAAAGAAGAAGCTGGAGATGGGATCATTGTGGTGCAACGCGCTGAGCAATCAATGTTAAAGGTTGCTGAAAATGTTTCTATTCTGGAAGAGGATATGTCCAAGCTGGGATCGGATACGGATTCTATCGGGCATGTTATCGGGGTTATTAATGAAATTGCGGATCAAACTAATTTACTGGCTTTGAACGCTGCAATTGAGGCAGCCCGCGCCGGAGATGCTGGTAAGGGGTTTGCTGTCGTCGCTGATGAAGTTCGAAAACTTGCTGAGAAGACAATGCAAGCCACCAAAGAGGTTGAAGCTCGTATTGTCACTATTCAAGATGCATCGCTTCGAAATGTTAATGGAGTTAAGCAAACGTTGACTTTTGTTGATTCAGCTAATCAGGAAGTAGCTAATTCCGTGAATGTTTTCCAAAAAATTCAAGCTCATTCGGATGATGTCGCAGTACGCATAGAAGGGATTGCGGCATCAACACAGCAGCAGTCAATAGCCTCAGAGCAAATCATTAGTGCTGTTATTGAGGTTACTCAGCTTGCATCCAATTCGGCTACAGCTGTAAATGAATCAGCACAGGCTATTTCCGGGTTGACTGTTTTAGCAGAGAAATTGTCTGTGATAATTGGTGATCTTCGCAGTGAAGGAAAAGACGCCTCTTTAGATTTGTGAAAGAATTGTAATCATGCATAACTTGCTTTCATTATGCCAAATCGTGCCATTGTTTATTTTGCGACATTTTACATGGTTTTATTTAGAACTAATACACTGTAATTAAAGGTTAAAAATTACTAATTATGGTGTTTGTGAAAACTGGCACATGTGGCATAGCC encodes the following:
- a CDS encoding MarR family winged helix-turn-helix transcriptional regulator; the protein is MNTKEETVRHMTRRLKRIINKHMRIEKLPIPVGETLLLSPSEVHSIQTIGNNKGININTLGQLMGITRSAASQMVGKLMKKGLIEKRSATNNKKETLAFLTDSGWEAFKIHEEFHERHLNDLLNQLDEFSDTQIATTSTILSVIEDIMNKRMAELFDI
- a CDS encoding class I SAM-dependent methyltransferase is translated as MTTENLRTIWDRKAEDHATGRECRSQKRSSQLYHDSWWRYIQPLLSHIPNGRILEAGCGTGRWAEHLVPMGFDMVLSDFSPNMLVKAQDYAEEKGFIKGVSFEELDVCDLHTLESESFDMVISTGEPITLCSDPQKAISEYCRVVRRGGYVLCDAGNRYRRAYDNFRASPSEQVLQILETGEYVMNNGMKLHLLGPGELTAIFASQNMELCTLAGVTPMLCFPPDPKLEKGMENDATYQAMITMGQKYAEQPEMIALSSRLIAVARKP
- a CDS encoding methyl-accepting chemotaxis protein, whose product is MSIKGKLLLVFICILLGLFSIFGVNFYGGILIEQTRKIELLANQGTADLLQARRQEKNFILRREESYGEKTKKYSQRAGETLQKIALLQPEMAQRCSDAMQLLTKYETAMSKVVDLYKQIGLTMNDGLRWQFILNARNMEKVFKENEQDSEFVVLLLQMRRHEKNYIIRGDDKYLKRVDDIALKLRDLVNAHYLGEKAKVQLNALDGYLKTFDEYARSNKAVAEQNADLIKAARALEPVYAGIATESAAQSQHDAMFTKYLVIGIEVFVGLAILGLLLWVMFSVTEPLKRLNAFAKGVAAGNLDEEPKGSFCAELNELRKVMVGMVSNLKSLINEAKEMESGAILQAKAAEVSRDEALEQQKYVQSLVEKMGEAAVKADGVVSELINASQELQSRTEIIATGAGVQQERMAESASAMEEMNSTVLEVARNAGDSSKAACEAKEEAGDGIIVVQRAEQSMLKVAENVSILEEDMSKLGSDTDSIGHVIGVINEIADQTNLLALNAAIEAARAGDAGKGFAVVADEVRKLAEKTMQATKEVEARIVTIQDASLRNVNGVKQTLTFVDSANQEVANSVNVFQKIQAHSDDVAVRIEGIAASTQQQSIASEQIISAVIEVTQLASNSATAVNESAQAISGLTVLAEKLSVIIGDLRSEGKDASLDL